The genomic DNA ATTCTCTTTCTCTTTACAACCGAATACCCCGGCTATCGCAGCTGATACAATCACCACGGCAACGCCTCTGAACAGGTTCCGATCCAAAAGACTCATGTGCTCCCTACGTTTCACCCTACTCAAATTTTTTCCTCCAAGGCAAACATATTATTGTACCGATGCGGTGAGGCAGCGGCAAGTCCGCAAGTCCGGCTGGACACAGATTGCCGGCACTATCACCATGATGAATCGCCGACATCCGTTTTCATCACCTCTTCAATCAACTTGTCGCGATTCCTTTCGAAGGTCCGCCCGGCTCATTTCTTCTGATCTCTTCGACGACACATCTTGTCAAACAGCCGGCCGCGCGCAGTTCCGCGCCCCTTCGCCACAGATCGGCCAACAGCGACTTGCCCTCGGAGTCGATGAACGTCACGCCCGTCAGATCGATCAGCACGCACCGTTGCTGTCTGACGGATATCCGACGAAAACTGGCGCTCAGCTCATCGACCCATGGACCGGCCAGGCGTCCCTCAAGTCTCAGCAAGGTAAAGTCCGATTCAGGGCCTCGTTGTTCGGTAATCTTCAACATGTTCGTTGGGCGCTCTTCACCATTCCGCCTGATTCAAGCCGGTACCGACATCGCCATCACCGCCACCACATTCAACAGGAAAGGAATGATCAGCCACATGGCGCGCTTTTATGGTTGCTTCAGTGCAACATCAACCTTAACCTTGCCGCTGTCTGTCCATATTCATTCAGCTTCCCAGAGTTCCCATCAGGACATCCGTACCCCTTAGGCAGCCTTTCGCTTCGAATGGAGGAAAACGCTTTCGCGCTCCTGAAGCCAATGAGCGATCACACCATCCACCGCCCACTTTCCTCCGCCGATGATCACCAAGGCTGCGCTCATGGCGATGACCAAGAGGTGATATTCAAAGCCCTCCCCCTGCTGTTGCCCCGCCCAATTGATGAAAAACCCATACGGCCAGTGCACGGTTGCGATTGCGCCGATCATGATCGCGATAAAACTTGCGGCAATGAGTCGGGTAAGAAATCCTGCGATCAGTCCGAGACTGCCGAGTGACTCTCCGATGATGACCAGAAACGCTACAAGCCAGGGGAGTCCCATGTTTTGGGTAAAAAATCCCATCGTCCCGCCGAATCCATGCCCTCCGAACCATCCGAATAACTTTTGCGCGCCGTGCGCGAACATCACACTCCCGAGCCCGACTCGAAGAATGAGACCGGCCCACGAATCATCTGTTTTAAAGAATGCTGCCATGATGCCCTCCCAGTCGGCTCACTCCCTTTCGGGTTCGTCCCATATCACTTCCAAGTTGTGATCGTCGATTCTGCAGAATAACCGGATCAACAACTTCCCCGCATTGCACACACCGTCGGATCGACACGTCGGCTTCACTGCTACCCAGCATGGAGTCGAATCCCTGTTCCACCACCATGAGCCCCATGCACCTGGAACAACATACGGGATCGGAGATAGAGTTCCGTTCCGGCTGATGGCCCCCTGTTCGCCCTTTCTTCGTCAACTCAACCGCTGTCGCCATGATCGCCTCCCTTGTATAAGGCTTCGTTCATCCGGCTGATGTCGCAACTTATGTTCCAGCGGAACGTGTTGCGACAGACACCATCCAAGTTGCGGAATTACATACAAGAGAGGCCTGTCGAACGGAGATTGAGCATGTTCGGAGACGAAGCGATTCTGCCGAACTTACGGCACAGTGCCGAGTGATCGGCGAACATGGCTTGCGCCTTTAAAACCCACATCCCTCCACAAGAAAACCGGATGAGAGCATTTTCATGAGGCTTTCATGCTCGGTTCATGTCCGATCGCTATGTTCTACTCATTCTTTCTTTGAGTATGGAGTGATGTCCAAGCCCTCTTGAACGCTCCTCAAGAAATCGGCAGATGATCAATTCAATGAGTTTCCCTCTAACTGAAAGGAGTCGGTCCGTGGCGGCTGTATCTCAAAAAGAGGCATTCCGAGCGGCGCTCGTCTTCGATGCCATAGGCGGGTCTGCGCTGTTCTTTATCGGAATTTATTCACATTTTGCGAGGAAGGGAATTTAGATATGGCATCAACTCGTACTGCCAACGATCAGGGATACGATATCTCGCAGTGGTATGATTCACGGCCGGCCAAAATCGGCTGGCTGTCGATGCTGGCGGTTATAGTCTTTTGGCTCTTGTACCAGCGAACCTATGGCTATTCGCATGGCTTGGATTCCATGACGCCTGAATTCGACTCAATCTGGATGGGGTTATGGCGGTTTAATATTCTCGCCAATGCCACCTTCTTTGCAGTCACCATCGGGTGGATCTGGATGACACGCGACCGCAACCTAGCCGACTTGAACCCCAAGCTGGAATTGAAACGATATTTTTACTGGTTTGGTTGGCTCGCCTGTTACGTGTTCGGCGTGTACTTTGCCGGTAGTTTGACGCTGGAACAAGATGCGGCATGGCACCAGGTGATCATCCGGGACACCAGCTTTACGGCAAGCCACATCGTGGCATTTTACGGAACGTTCCCGCTGTATATTACGTGCGGCGTGGCCAGCTACTTATACGCACAGACGCGCCTCCCGCTGTATGCTCAAGCGACCTCGTTTCCGCTGGTGGCTGCGGTCGTAGGACCGATGTTCATTCTGCCGAACGTCGGATTGAACGAGTGGGGACATGCGTTCTGGTTTGTCGATGAGATGTTTGCGGCGCCGCTCCACTGGGGCTTCGTGGCGCTGGGCTGGTGCGGCCTATTCGGCGCTGCGGGCGGCGTGGCGGCACAGACGGTCTCGCGCATGTCGAACCTGGCGGATGTGATCTGGAACAACGCTCCCAAAAGCATTCTTGATCCATTTTCCAGCCAAATCGCCGCAGCAAACGCGTCAAACGCGCGTAGCGGCTATTAAACCTGCATGCCACTCATGACCGGCCTGGGACTTCCATTAAAGTCTCGGGCCGGCTCACATGAGCTCCACACGCTGATGTTCGTGTGAGTAAGTTCGTGGGAACCCTACGGCTTTGCAAAAGTGCTCCCGGGTGATCGGATTCAAACGTTCGCTCTGAACAGTTTTCCACCGTTTCTGTATCATCATAACGATGGCGACCCCAAATGCCACGGCGGCAAAACTCTTCGCCAAGATAACCGGTGAAACGCGTTGCGCGATCCATGACCCTCCGGTCATCCCTAAAAGACTGCCGGCGAGCAAGAACCCAGCGAGCGGCCAATCCGTCCGGCGCCCAAATGTCCGACAATCCCTCCGATGGCCACAAGGGCAATAATCAACAGCGACGTGCTGACCGCCATCCGCACGGGAAACCCCAGCACGAGCGTCAGCGCCGGCACGATCACGAAGCCGCCCCCAATCCCAAAAAATCCGGTCAACAGGCCGACGATCACACCGATCAGCGAGATCTTGTACCAGCATGAAAGGGGAACCCGTTCGGCGCAACTCTCCGTCGAGGAAGAATCCTGTCGATGCCCGCTCTGTTGCCACATCTGCCGGGCGGCGACGACCATCAAGAGCCCGAACAACAGAAGCGTCGTTTCTTCCCGAACGAACCGGTGGCCGACCGCACCGCCCCACGCGCCGACGATTCCCGTGGCGCTGAAGATCAAAGCCGCTTTGGCCCTCACCTCACCGGACGCTCTCCTCTGGTACACGCCGAGTAAGGCGGAAAGCGCCACGGCCACCAGCGACATCGCAGCGGCTGCTTGAGCGCTTTCGCCGAGCACATACACAAGAATGGGAATTGCCAGCAGCGAGCCGCCCCCGCCGGTCGTGCGAAGAACCAGACCAACGACTCCACCTGACACGACGGCGACCGTTGCGTGGTCTATCGCCACTCTTCAATAGAGACCTCCTCAACTCGGACAAGCCCCTAGTTTGCTTGTTCGGCGACGATTGGTTAGGCAACAGGAACCTCGAGGAGATAGATTTCTCCTTTGAGATCGGGATGCAGATCGCACTGAAAGGTGAACCGTCCCTGGTGTTGAGCGATGAATCGAATGATCAAGGTCTTTCCAGGGCCAACATAGAAACCGTCAATTCCTTTTCCATACGATTCTATCCCCTCTCCTTCACCATGAACGAAGAGGCCGGCCAGCATCGATGACGTGAATCCATGCCGAATATGGTCTTCGTTCCGGATGACGGTTTCGGTGGAAAATCCCGGATGAATCGGTGCGGTCTTGGTCCGCACAAACGTGCTGTCCCGGATTGTAATCTCAATGCGCTGTTCCTGCGCTCCCGATGCCGACGAACTCTCATCGGCCCACGGGCAGATCGGCAAAGAAAACAGGACACCGATGAAGATCAGCTTGGTCCAACCGGAAGACAGGAAATTCCTCATGCAACACCTCCCAATTGCTTCAAGAAGGAGTAGGCGGTTCACCTTCCCACTCTCAACCGATCCTTCCGTCAGTCCACGCGCTGCGGCACGACACGGCGGTGGCCCGGTTCAAACTTCGGACTCTTGACGGTCAGAACGGGACAAGGCGCTTGACGAATGACTGCTTCGGCGACACTGCCGAGGCGAAGTCGTGACCACCCTCGTCGTCCATGTGTGCCCATCACGATAAGATCGCATTCCTGCTCTCTTGCGCAGTCGAGAATCGAGTCCGCCGGCACACCGCCACGGATGACCGTTCCAGCAGTCAAGCCGAAGGAGCCTATCAATCCGGCGAGCTGTTCCAGTTGCGCCCGCCAATGCATCCACTTTGTCTCCATGGATTGCAGTCCCGGGGATTGCAGTCCCGGCTCGGCATCATAGTACATCGGTTCCAGGACATGGACGAGCGTCATCTGGGCGCCGAAGTGGTTTGCCACTTGAATGGCATATTCAACCGCATCCAGGGATGGACTGGAGAAATCAAGGGGAGTCATCACGTGACGGATCGATGGGGCCACGGTCGTCGCCGGAACCACCAGAACAGGACACGGCGCGTCTCTGATCACGCGATCGGCTGTGCTGCCAAGCAGGATCGTCTCTAAATCGGTGCGCCCCCGCATTCCGACCACCACCACGTCGGCCGCGATGTCTTGGGCCGCCTTTTTGATCTGCTCACTCGGGATGCCGACCACCTGCCGCACTTCCACACTCGTCAGCCCCTCCTGTCTCAACTGCTGCGCAGTGTCCGCCAGTCGCCGTTCGCCCTCCTTTTGCGCATGCTCCAGGTACAGGATGGTCGCCGCGTTTGAGCCATACCACAGCGGGCTTTCCGGAACATGAATAACCGAGAGGTCGGCCTCATACGTCCGGGTCAGGAACGCAGCATAGTCCTGCGCTTTGCCCGCACATTCGGAAAAATCCGTGGCCAATACGATCTGCTTCACCATTGAGCGGTTCATCAAAAGTCTCCACGGGCCCTCGGACGCGTTCCGACTTTGATCGGTTTCATGCGTCTGCGCTGAACGCTTCGACGCACGGCTCGCTCTGTCCCGGTAAGAGCGCTGCCGACCGCGACATCGAGGGTGCCGTCCTGCGCTTCGAACACCACGCTTGGAAGATTGCTCAGGACCACTTTGATCCGGCACACTTTATCGATGCCGCCGCGGGGGCCGTTGACATCTTTCACACGCACACTGACCCGCTCGATAGAGTCGGCAAATTTTTCGAGCCTCCTACTCAATCTTTGCCGGATGAACGCCCGGTGGTCCTCACTTAGATCAACGCCGAACACCCGGATGTGGACTGGGACCGACCGTACATCTCTACGGCCGGATTTTCGCTTATCCACTCTGGGAACCCAACCCGGAAACCGTGAACGTGGAGAGCTGTGCCGGCGTCGTGTTCTTTCCATGTTCCTCCTCTCCCTCGGATTCCCGCCATGATCACTGACCTGGGCAATGCAATAATTTCGATCCCGTTCGGATTCTCGACGTCAATCCAAAAGAAGGAGGGACGATGTGACACCGGAAGCTATTTCCGCAACCGACCTCATGGATGCCGGCACAATGAGCATTCCCATGGTCAAGAAGGATCCAGAGGACATCGACGCTGTGCGCGGCTCACAGCTATAAGGCCCTCTCCTTCGGACGAACGTCCTACTGCGATCCTGCGGTATCGATGCCGGTTATCCCACCCGCGCAGCGTCCACACTCCAAATCCCCGACCCTTGTGCCGCAATGAATAAGAAGACGAAGCAATACAGCGCGGCAAGTTCTCCGCCATTTTCAATCGGGAGTAACGCCTTTGTGCCATGGACCATCCAATAGGCCACCGCCATTTGCCCACTACAAATAAAGGCAGCCCACCCGGCAAAGAACCCGATCATGACCAGCAACCCTCCGAACAACTCAACCGGCCCCCCAATGGCGATGACAAACGCAGGTAGCGGGTGAGGCGAGGGTATCGGCACACTCAACAACTTTTGTGCCCCGTGCCAAAGAAACAGAAACCCTGTTACGATGCGCATCAAGGCATAGATTCGCGTGTTATAGCGCCTCAGAAATTCAGGCATAGGTGATCTCCCATATCGGTGCTACGCACTTATCAAGCCACGATCAGTGTGCCGGCAGCTCTCAGCAACACCTTTAAACCGCCGGCAATGCAGCTCCTTGGTCAAATAATGGCGCATTACACCGTTTCTTTCATTCAGTCTGTTCTTCAATGCCTTTCACGATTTCCCGAAGGTATGGAGAAACCGCGCCGGGCACTAACTCCTTGAGCGTCATTTTGAGATGCACTTCGCCGCTCGTTGGATCAATTTTCATCTTGTTCCACGGCACAGGCTCCAGCGCGGATCGGTTATTGGACAATGGAATTTTTACGACTCCAGCCACTATATTCCCGCTCGTTGCATCGAGAACAACGCTGTTCAACGTCCCCACCATCTGATCCTCATTATCCTTTACAATGTGCCCCACATAGGTACTTTTCTTTGTTTGCTTGATACTCCCTTGAGGGACGGGCAGAACCTTGTACTGCTCTTCCTTACTACCGCCAGTCTGAGCGAAAGATGCCTGCGGAACCACAAACAGGACTACGAAGCACATACCTATGATTGTTGTAAGACGCATGCTCTATCCTCCTTGGTCGACTGTGGTGTGAAAATTCCGACCGCGTGGCTTTTCTCGTCATCTGATTATGGCTCCTCATCACGCCCCTGCTTTCACTTCGAACACAACCTTGCCATTTGGATGACCTTCTTCTGCAAGCTGAAATGCTTCTTTGCCCTTCTCCAACGACAAGACCTTACCGATGCGGATCTTCACCTGGCCGCTGTCCACCAGTCGTGCCAATCGAATCAGAACGTCAGTGGTGACACGGGTAAATTGGCCGATGGCTGTGACCTCGTGCTGCCGTGCAAGGGTTTCATCCGGTTGCCCTAACATTGAGACGAGACAGCCGCCTCTTCTTAAAACTTGGAACGATTTCGCGGTCGTCGTG from Nitrospira sp. includes the following:
- a CDS encoding Membrane protein, distant similarity to thiosulfate:quinone oxidoreductase DoxD, encoding MAAFFKTDDSWAGLILRVGLGSVMFAHGAQKLFGWFGGHGFGGTMGFFTQNMGLPWLVAFLVIIGESLGSLGLIAGFLTRLIAASFIAIMIGAIATVHWPYGFFINWAGQQQGEGFEYHLLVIAMSAALVIIGGGKWAVDGVIAHWLQERESVFLHSKRKAA
- a CDS encoding Particulate methane monooxygenase C-subunit; translation: MASTRTANDQGYDISQWYDSRPAKIGWLSMLAVIVFWLLYQRTYGYSHGLDSMTPEFDSIWMGLWRFNILANATFFAVTIGWIWMTRDRNLADLNPKLELKRYFYWFGWLACYVFGVYFAGSLTLEQDAAWHQVIIRDTSFTASHIVAFYGTFPLYITCGVASYLYAQTRLPLYAQATSFPLVAAVVGPMFILPNVGLNEWGHAFWFVDEMFAAPLHWGFVALGWCGLFGAAGGVAAQTVSRMSNLADVIWNNAPKSILDPFSSQIAAANASNARSGY
- a CDS encoding Universal stress protein family; translation: MNRSMVKQIVLATDFSECAGKAQDYAAFLTRTYEADLSVIHVPESPLWYGSNAATILYLEHAQKEGERRLADTAQQLRQEGLTSVEVRQVVGIPSEQIKKAAQDIAADVVVVGMRGRTDLETILLGSTADRVIRDAPCPVLVVPATTVAPSIRHVMTPLDFSSPSLDAVEYAIQVANHFGAQMTLVHVLEPMYYDAEPGLQSPGLQSMETKWMHWRAQLEQLAGLIGSFGLTAGTVIRGGVPADSILDCAREQECDLIVMGTHGRRGWSRLRLGSVAEAVIRQAPCPVLTVKSPKFEPGHRRVVPQRVD
- a CDS encoding DoxX family protein is translated as MPEFLRRYNTRIYALMRIVTGFLFLWHGAQKLLSVPIPSPHPLPAFVIAIGGPVELFGGLLVMIGFFAGWAAFICSGQMAVAYWMVHGTKALLPIENGGELAALYCFVFLFIAAQGSGIWSVDAARVG